In Uranotaenia lowii strain MFRU-FL chromosome 2, ASM2978415v1, whole genome shotgun sequence, one genomic interval encodes:
- the LOC129749756 gene encoding pupal cuticle protein Edg-84A-like, whose amino-acid sequence MAFKFLLVVALVGAAAAQSLHHHEHHEDEHHGPAEYKFAYSVHDDHTGDIKSQQEERHGDKVVGQYTLIDADGYRRVVDYSSDKHTGFIANVHREPVKGHHVVEAPKKIVKLIKPVVAVHHVQPAVQVHHVTPVHHVTPVHHVELHHHEPEHHHVVIPQVHHVVKPVVVESHHHDNHKSHSQTSFKSGKVSYQY is encoded by the coding sequence TTCCTTCTAGTTGTTGCCCTGGTAGGTGCCGCAGCTGCCCAGAGCCTGCATCATCACGAGCATCATGAAGATGAGCATCATGGCCCAGCTGAGTACAAATTCGCTTACTCCGTCCACGACGATCACACCGGAGACATCAAGAGCCAGCAGGAGGAACGTCACGGAGACAAAGTCGTTGGCCAGTACACTCTGATCGATGCCGATGGATACCGTCGTGTGGTGGATTACTCCTCGGACAAGCACACCGGATTCATTGCCAATGTGCACCGGGAACCAGTCAAGGGACACCACGTCGTTGAGGCCCCCAAGAAGATCGTCAAGCTCATCAAGCCAGTTGTGGCCGTCCACCACGTTCAGCCAGCCGTCCAGGTACACCACGTGACTCCAGTCCACCACGTGACCCCAGTGCACCATGTTGAGCTGCACCACCACGAGCCGGAACACCATCATGTTGTGATCCCACAGGTCCACCATGTCGTCAAGCCAGTCGTCGTCGAGAGCCATCATCATGACAACCACAAATCGCACTCGCAAACCAGCTTCAAGAGCGGCAAAGTCAGCTATCAATACTAA